One segment of Erigeron canadensis isolate Cc75 chromosome 2, C_canadensis_v1, whole genome shotgun sequence DNA contains the following:
- the LOC122588026 gene encoding pectinesterase 3-like — translation MSPKDVLNATIYGVIHAVTNVEPLLIANNVDANDQALDVCNELLGYALDDLHASLNLVEKHNLQTIREEKFSLMNWLSAVETYQETCLDGLNDRLELRESMSKVLLHATQHVFNANAIVADMPNMSKIFNIPIVEGTGRRLLGTDESRYPVWMSVSDRRLLAGGNASLTPNVVVAKDGSRQFKTITDALAAYPKGNKRRYVVYVKEEIYDEHVIVTKSHMNVFMYGDSAANTIVIGNRIAIGDGFRAKAIAGPDANQAVALL, via the exons atgtCCCCAAAAGACGTCCTAAATGCCACGATCTATGGTGTCATTCATGCTGTTACCAATGTTGAACCATTGTTAATAGCCAATAATGTTGATGCCAATGATCAAGCTCTAGACGTTTGCAATGAGCTTCTAGGGTATGCCCTTGATGATCTCCATGCTTCATTAAATCTAGTGGAAAAGCATAATTTACAAACCATTCGTGAGGAAAAATTCAGCCTCATGAACTGGCTAAGCGCGGTTGAAACCTATCAAGAAACATGTTTGGACGGACTTAATGACCGATTGGAATTAAGGGAATCTATGTCAAAAGTTCTCTTACATGCCACTCAACATGTCTTCAATGCAAATGCCATTGTAGCTGACATGCCAAATATGTCCAAAATATTTAATATCCCAATTGTGGAAGGTACTGGAAGGCGGCTTCTTGGCACCGATGAAAGTAGATATCCCGTGTGGATGTCAGTGTCTGACCGGAGACTGTTGGCAGGTGGCAATGCAAGCCTAACACCAAATGTAGTGGTGGCCAAGGATGGGAGTAGGCAGTTTAAAACCATAACCGATGCTTTGGCCGCATACCCAAAAGGAAACAAAAGGAGATATGTTGTTTATGTGAAAGAAGAAATCTATGATGAGCATGTAATTGTGACCAAAAGCCATATGAATGTATTCATGTATGGTGATAGTGCTGCCAATACCATTGTCATTGGCAATAGAA TTGCAATAGGAGATGGATTTAGAGCGAAGGCAATAGCAGGACCAGATGCAAATCAAGCAGTGGCTCTCTTATGA